Proteins encoded within one genomic window of Haladaptatus sp. QDMS2:
- a CDS encoding tryptophan--tRNA ligase codes for MTRDSEHDTGAADETDATTLDPWGSSTIADYRKLFEEFGIEEFDEVLPDVENPHYLMRRGVIFGHRDYRAVLEAMAAGKPTAALSGFMPTGDPHIGHKLVFDEIIWHQQQGADAYALIADLEAHSARGLSWEEIDEHARDYLLSLLALGFDPEAGELYRQSDNRELQDLAFELGIKANFSELENIYGFDGETDVSHMQSVVTQMADILYPQLDEPKPTVIPVGPDQDPHVRLARDLAARMRYFGVTKAFASFEADDAERELLGAAYGALSADDGETVRCEDAAAWLREHGNPDGDGFDSVVAKLDSAGKEPIEPRVRFVDRNATPEAFDALIEAVEGEKRVYDEHIDSFELTREEAEELARKIEIENGGYGFYAPSSIYHRFMTGLTGGKMSSSIPASHISLLDDPQDGYDKVKSATTGGRSTAEEQRRLGGEADKCPVYELYAYLLAADDDAFAKKVYDECVGGERLCGGCKEQAAKLMKEFLAEHQEKRAEVEHLLEEADIELTSPRR; via the coding sequence ATGACACGCGATTCAGAACACGACACGGGAGCAGCGGACGAAACAGATGCGACGACGCTCGACCCGTGGGGTTCGTCGACCATCGCGGATTACCGAAAACTGTTCGAGGAGTTCGGCATCGAGGAGTTCGACGAGGTGCTTCCCGACGTCGAAAATCCACACTACCTGATGCGTCGGGGCGTCATCTTCGGCCACCGCGACTACCGCGCCGTCCTCGAGGCGATGGCTGCGGGCAAGCCAACGGCCGCGCTCTCGGGGTTCATGCCGACGGGCGACCCGCACATCGGTCACAAACTCGTCTTCGACGAGATAATCTGGCACCAACAGCAGGGCGCAGACGCCTACGCCCTGATTGCTGACTTAGAAGCCCACTCCGCCCGCGGTCTCTCGTGGGAGGAAATCGACGAACACGCTCGCGACTACCTGCTGAGCCTGCTCGCCCTCGGCTTCGACCCCGAGGCGGGCGAACTCTACCGACAGTCAGACAACCGCGAACTGCAGGACCTCGCGTTCGAACTCGGCATCAAGGCCAACTTCTCCGAACTGGAGAACATCTACGGCTTCGACGGCGAGACGGACGTTTCGCACATGCAGAGCGTCGTCACGCAGATGGCGGACATCCTCTACCCGCAACTCGACGAGCCAAAGCCGACGGTCATCCCGGTCGGCCCCGACCAGGACCCCCACGTCCGACTGGCCCGTGACCTCGCCGCCCGGATGCGCTACTTTGGCGTGACCAAGGCCTTCGCGAGTTTCGAGGCGGACGACGCAGAGCGAGAACTCCTCGGAGCCGCCTACGGCGCGCTCTCTGCCGACGACGGCGAAACCGTCCGCTGTGAGGACGCCGCTGCGTGGCTTCGCGAACACGGTAATCCCGACGGCGATGGCTTCGACAGCGTGGTCGCCAAACTCGATTCGGCCGGGAAGGAACCAATCGAACCGCGCGTCCGATTCGTGGACCGAAACGCCACGCCGGAAGCCTTCGACGCGCTCATCGAGGCCGTGGAAGGCGAAAAGCGCGTCTACGACGAGCACATCGACTCGTTCGAACTTACCCGCGAGGAGGCAGAAGAGCTCGCCCGGAAAATCGAAATCGAGAACGGTGGGTACGGCTTCTACGCCCCATCCTCGATTTACCACCGCTTCATGACGGGCCTCACCGGTGGCAAAATGTCCTCCTCGATTCCGGCGAGCCACATCAGCCTGCTCGACGACCCACAGGACGGCTACGACAAGGTGAAATCCGCGACGACCGGTGGTCGCTCGACGGCCGAAGAGCAGCGCCGACTCGGTGGCGAGGCGGACAAGTGTCCGGTGTACGAACTCTACGCTTACCTGCTCGCGGCCGACGACGACGCCTTCGCGAAGAAAGTCTACGACGAGTGTGTCGGCGGCGAACGCCTCTGTGGCGGTTGTAAGGAACAGGCCGCAAAACTGATGAAAGAGTTCTTAGCAGAGCATCAGGAGAAGCGCGCCGAGGTCGAACACTTGCTCGAAGAGGCGGACATCGAACTCACGTCGCCGCGTCGCTAA
- a CDS encoding DEAD/DEAH box helicase, translating to MKVAEAIPQFESVFPFEEFNQMQREALPAILTREENLVASAPTASGKTALAELAICKALRDGGKALFIAPLRALTNEKEAEWERFEQLGYSVYVVTGERDLNSRRAERADILVMTPEKTDSATRKHDSPRYSFITDVTCCVIDEVHLLDSDRRGSVLEVTVSRLRRLCDPRIVALSATMPNIADVADWLGAVPETTLEFDDAYRPVDLHADVQTYTHGDNSFADKYRRLYRAIDLAEPHIKDGGQALVFVASRQDTVQAAKKARDELAERDIPIGARGDYDFHTEAKDLQNNTLKNSVTDGVAFHHAGLSKEDKDAVEKWFREGKIQLLFSTSTLAWGVNLPARCVVIRDTKLHDPLEGEVDMSPLDVLQMLGRAGRPGYDDVGYGWVVCDRAEADKYRRLLREGKEIESRLADDLDAHLNAEIAMGTLRDLDDVMSWLDTTFYAIRSRSKPKEYDFDGLRDRVRNALSGLVSRGFVEMDDDLGVDGTALGVLASKFYLRLATAERFKRLADREFVDEAAILETVSCAAEFDSVSARQSERDAINAILVGQHTPDSMEPGQRKVLAILRASMNGGTPPELRSDAWVIQQNARRLLAAMQSFLERFDTAETANLARRVEARVETGISSAAVGLTAIDGVGSGRAHKLAKEGIETPEDVRAAGVEGLIDAGLSAGVAERVYESANNLPNVEIDWGDFPTSIAAGQNNMCEVNVKNRRGGARAGLRVTGNDTELSAKSSYLGEDTLLVPVFGGNFEEIEYAVHVAYPDLPLLPQTETKTVRVD from the coding sequence GTGAAGGTCGCAGAGGCCATCCCGCAGTTCGAGTCGGTGTTCCCGTTCGAGGAGTTCAACCAGATGCAACGCGAGGCATTGCCCGCGATTTTGACGCGCGAGGAGAACCTCGTCGCGAGTGCGCCCACCGCGAGTGGCAAGACGGCGCTCGCGGAACTGGCGATTTGCAAGGCCCTGCGCGACGGCGGCAAGGCGCTGTTCATCGCGCCACTCCGGGCGCTCACCAACGAGAAGGAAGCCGAGTGGGAACGCTTCGAACAACTCGGCTACTCCGTCTACGTCGTCACGGGCGAACGCGACCTGAACTCCCGGCGGGCCGAACGCGCCGACATCCTCGTGATGACCCCAGAGAAGACCGACTCTGCCACCCGAAAGCACGACTCGCCGCGCTATTCGTTCATCACAGACGTCACCTGCTGTGTCATCGACGAGGTGCACCTGCTCGACTCAGACCGACGTGGCAGCGTCCTCGAAGTGACCGTCTCGCGACTTCGCAGACTGTGTGACCCGCGCATCGTCGCGCTCTCTGCGACCATGCCAAACATCGCGGACGTGGCCGACTGGCTCGGTGCGGTCCCCGAGACGACGCTCGAATTCGACGACGCCTACCGGCCCGTGGACCTCCACGCGGACGTCCAGACGTACACGCACGGGGACAACTCGTTCGCGGACAAGTACCGTCGCCTCTATCGCGCCATCGACCTCGCCGAACCGCACATCAAAGACGGCGGGCAGGCGCTCGTGTTCGTCGCGAGCCGGCAGGACACCGTGCAGGCGGCGAAGAAGGCCCGCGACGAACTCGCAGAGCGCGACATCCCAATCGGTGCCCGCGGCGACTACGACTTCCACACCGAGGCGAAAGACCTCCAGAACAACACGCTCAAAAACTCCGTCACCGACGGGGTTGCGTTCCACCACGCGGGCCTCTCGAAAGAGGACAAGGATGCCGTCGAAAAGTGGTTCCGCGAGGGTAAAATCCAGTTGCTGTTTTCGACCTCCACGCTCGCGTGGGGGGTAAACCTCCCGGCTCGCTGTGTCGTCATCCGCGACACGAAGCTCCACGACCCGCTCGAAGGCGAGGTGGACATGAGTCCCCTCGACGTGCTCCAGATGCTCGGACGCGCGGGGCGACCGGGGTACGACGACGTGGGCTACGGCTGGGTGGTCTGTGACCGTGCCGAGGCCGACAAGTACCGCCGCCTCCTGCGCGAGGGCAAGGAAATCGAATCCCGACTCGCGGACGACCTGGACGCCCACCTAAACGCAGAAATCGCGATGGGAACCCTCCGGGACTTAGACGACGTGATGAGCTGGCTCGACACCACCTTCTACGCCATCCGCTCGCGGTCGAAACCGAAGGAGTACGACTTCGACGGCCTGCGCGACCGGGTGCGAAACGCGCTCTCGGGACTCGTCTCCCGTGGCTTCGTCGAGATGGACGACGACCTCGGCGTAGACGGGACGGCCCTCGGCGTGCTCGCTTCGAAGTTCTACCTGCGCCTCGCCACCGCAGAGCGATTCAAACGCCTCGCCGACCGTGAGTTCGTGGACGAAGCCGCAATTCTCGAAACCGTGTCCTGCGCCGCCGAGTTCGACAGCGTGAGCGCCCGGCAATCGGAGCGCGACGCCATCAACGCCATCCTCGTGGGCCAGCACACGCCGGACAGCATGGAACCCGGCCAGCGCAAAGTGCTCGCCATCCTCAGAGCAAGCATGAACGGCGGCACGCCGCCGGAACTGCGCTCTGACGCGTGGGTCATCCAGCAGAACGCTCGCCGCCTGCTCGCGGCGATGCAGTCGTTCTTAGAACGGTTCGACACCGCGGAGACGGCGAACCTCGCACGTCGCGTGGAAGCGCGCGTGGAAACCGGCATCTCCAGTGCCGCCGTCGGCCTCACCGCCATCGACGGCGTTGGCTCAGGACGCGCCCACAAACTCGCGAAAGAAGGTATCGAGACGCCCGAAGACGTGCGGGCCGCGGGCGTCGAAGGCCTCATCGACGCCGGACTCTCTGCGGGCGTCGCAGAGCGCGTCTACGAGTCGGCCAACAACCTCCCGAACGTCGAAATCGACTGGGGCGACTTCCCCACCTCTATCGCCGCGGGCCAGAACAACATGTGCGAAGTCAACGTGAAAAATCGCCGTGGCGGTGCTCGCGCTGGCCTCCGCGTCACTGGAAACGACACCGAACTCTCAGCGAAGTCCTCCTATCTCGGCGAAGACACGCTTCTCGTCCCCGTCTTCGGCGGGAACTTCGAGGAAATCGAGTACGCCGTCCACGTCGCGTATCCCGACCTGCCGCTCCTGCCACAGACCGAGACGAAGACGGTTCGCGTGGACTGA
- a CDS encoding phenylalanine--tRNA ligase subunit alpha, whose product MRLPEPQVAVLEAASATEAQTLDQLAEATELPEETVAGAAFALEAEGLVTVSEETTEAVSVTDEGEEYATEGLPEIRLYEAALEQGADEGPVEMGRIIGASSLGGPQVNIALSNFARKGYGSIDSGAVSVNPDADPDADDEANALAALVAGDSVADGDVLSQLERRDLVEISESTIRSVLLTDEGVDALMAGVEVAETVGRLTTEMLTSGEWQDVDFAEYNVEADAEVYRGGKEHILRQTANRVKDVLVGMGFQEMEGPHADSEFWINDCLFMPQDHPARTHWDQFALDVPPMEDLPEDLLERVHDAHLYGAGEDGEGYHSPWTEDVARSIDLRGHTTSLSMRYLSGHEIGKLEEPARYFSVEKVYRNDTLDPTHLLEFYQIEGWVMAEDLSVRDLMGTFTEFYEQFGITDLEFKPHYNPYTEPSFELFGRHPETGEIIEIGNSGIFRREVLDPLGVECDVMAWGLALERLLMLMHGFEDIRDVHGTLCDLDLLRNVEVVY is encoded by the coding sequence ATGAGATTACCCGAACCACAGGTCGCGGTCTTAGAGGCCGCGTCCGCCACAGAGGCACAGACGCTCGACCAACTGGCGGAAGCCACAGAACTCCCCGAAGAGACGGTCGCCGGGGCCGCGTTCGCCCTCGAAGCCGAGGGACTCGTCACCGTCTCCGAGGAGACGACAGAGGCGGTTTCCGTCACCGACGAAGGCGAAGAATACGCAACAGAGGGGCTCCCCGAAATTCGTCTCTACGAGGCCGCGCTCGAACAGGGTGCTGACGAGGGACCCGTTGAGATGGGCCGCATCATCGGTGCATCCAGCCTCGGCGGCCCACAGGTGAACATCGCGCTCTCTAATTTCGCTCGCAAGGGCTACGGCTCCATCGACAGCGGTGCGGTGTCCGTGAACCCGGACGCCGACCCCGACGCCGACGACGAGGCGAACGCACTCGCCGCGCTCGTCGCGGGCGATTCTGTCGCGGATGGCGACGTCCTCTCGCAACTCGAACGTCGTGACCTCGTCGAGATTTCTGAATCGACGATTCGCTCCGTGCTGCTCACGGACGAGGGCGTGGACGCGCTGATGGCCGGCGTCGAAGTCGCAGAAACCGTTGGCCGTCTCACGACCGAGATGCTCACTTCTGGCGAGTGGCAGGACGTCGATTTCGCCGAGTACAACGTCGAGGCTGACGCCGAAGTGTATCGCGGCGGCAAAGAACACATCCTGCGCCAGACGGCAAACCGCGTCAAGGACGTGCTCGTCGGCATGGGCTTCCAGGAGATGGAAGGCCCGCACGCGGACAGCGAGTTCTGGATCAACGACTGCCTGTTCATGCCACAGGACCACCCGGCGCGCACCCACTGGGACCAGTTCGCCTTAGACGTGCCGCCGATGGAGGACCTCCCCGAGGACCTGCTCGAACGCGTCCACGACGCCCACCTGTACGGCGCGGGCGAGGACGGCGAGGGGTACCACTCGCCGTGGACCGAGGACGTGGCGCGCTCTATCGACCTTCGCGGGCACACCACCTCGCTCTCGATGCGGTATCTCTCCGGCCACGAAATCGGCAAACTCGAAGAACCGGCCCGGTACTTCTCCGTCGAGAAGGTGTACCGCAACGACACGCTCGACCCGACGCACCTACTCGAATTCTACCAGATTGAGGGCTGGGTCATGGCCGAGGACCTCTCGGTGCGCGACCTGATGGGCACGTTCACCGAGTTCTACGAGCAGTTCGGTATCACCGACCTCGAATTCAAACCCCACTACAACCCGTACACGGAGCCGAGTTTTGAACTGTTCGGTCGCCACCCGGAGACGGGTGAAATCATCGAAATCGGGAACAGCGGCATCTTCCGCCGCGAGGTGCTCGACCCACTCGGCGTCGAGTGCGACGTCATGGCGTGGGGCCTCGCCTTAGAACGCCTGCTCATGTTGATGCACGGATTCGAAGATATCCGCGACGTTCACGGCACGCTCTGTGACCTTGACCTGCTGCGGAACGTGGAGGTAGTCTACTAA
- a CDS encoding endonuclease NucS domain-containing protein — MPDSIRVLAGDCTTIFEGTREQTARGHVVVIAKPDNTLLVHDADGYQPVAWLTRAASLSMSDTAIIAQDGDQSLTVTVHDEYTATSVPAAKAGTPVGTCPECDGTLVKTRRHVSCLGCEAHYGLPQHAAILDEQCADCGLPKMRATHGKAFELCIDRSCDSLDERIKAEFDGEWQCPECDGNLNILRRGSLIAGCENYPDCETGFAFPTGTHAGNCPCGLPQFETASGHRCLDATCDAV, encoded by the coding sequence ATGCCCGACTCGATTCGCGTCCTCGCCGGCGACTGTACGACCATCTTCGAAGGTACCCGTGAGCAGACCGCCCGCGGCCACGTCGTCGTCATCGCCAAACCCGACAACACGCTCCTCGTCCACGACGCAGACGGCTACCAGCCGGTCGCGTGGCTGACTCGCGCCGCCTCCCTCTCGATGAGCGACACGGCCATCATCGCCCAGGACGGCGACCAGTCGTTGACCGTCACCGTCCACGACGAGTACACCGCCACTTCTGTGCCTGCCGCGAAAGCCGGCACGCCCGTCGGCACCTGCCCCGAGTGCGACGGAACACTGGTCAAGACACGCAGGCACGTCTCCTGTCTCGGCTGTGAAGCCCACTACGGCCTGCCTCAGCACGCAGCCATCCTGGACGAGCAGTGCGCGGACTGTGGCCTCCCGAAGATGCGCGCCACGCACGGGAAGGCGTTCGAACTCTGCATCGACCGCTCGTGTGACTCGCTCGACGAGCGAATCAAAGCCGAGTTCGACGGCGAGTGGCAGTGTCCCGAGTGCGACGGCAACCTCAACATACTCCGGCGGGGTAGCCTCATCGCCGGGTGCGAGAACTATCCCGACTGTGAGACTGGGTTCGCGTTCCCGACGGGCACGCACGCGGGAAACTGTCCGTGTGGCTTGCCCCAATTCGAAACTGCGTCCGGTCATCGGTGTCTCGACGCCACCTGCGACGCGGTGTGA
- the endA gene encoding tRNA-intron lyase: MNGTLEDGVVKVGGNARQRYYDARGYGRPLDGNEVALDPVEAAHLLFRGDLDTVEGMDFEAFFADATGEGFAVRFQVYRDLRDRGFYLSPARDGWVEPTGDEDFVVFPRGSGPWDDEIAYRIRTVGERTRVPAAALGDCVLAVVDEEGEITYLDTDTLAITGSTTFDLPPCRGTLIDDRVVVWDPPSALYASAFYGQPLGGRKKEEGPVQLSLLEAAYLTDEGTLTVDGGTDAIVARGHEVEGERFDRRLRVYTELRDRQVVPKTGFKFGADFRTYADVESVSDLSHSEYLIRVLERDHAFALRELALDVRLAHGVRKRMVFALTDANDGTETWLSVGRLTP, from the coding sequence ATGAACGGCACGCTCGAAGATGGCGTCGTGAAGGTCGGCGGAAACGCCCGCCAGCGCTACTACGACGCCCGAGGCTACGGCCGGCCGCTCGACGGCAACGAGGTCGCCTTAGACCCCGTCGAGGCGGCCCACCTGCTGTTTCGCGGCGACCTCGACACGGTCGAGGGCATGGATTTCGAGGCGTTCTTCGCCGATGCAACCGGCGAGGGCTTCGCCGTCCGCTTTCAGGTTTACCGCGACCTGCGCGACCGGGGATTCTACCTCTCTCCCGCACGCGACGGCTGGGTCGAACCGACCGGCGACGAGGACTTCGTGGTGTTCCCACGCGGCAGCGGCCCGTGGGACGACGAGATCGCCTATCGCATCCGCACCGTGGGCGAACGAACGCGCGTCCCGGCCGCGGCGCTCGGCGACTGCGTCCTCGCCGTGGTGGACGAGGAAGGTGAAATCACCTACCTCGACACGGACACCCTCGCTATCACGGGTTCGACCACGTTCGACCTCCCACCGTGCAGGGGCACGCTCATCGACGACCGCGTGGTCGTCTGGGACCCGCCGAGTGCCCTCTACGCCTCCGCGTTCTACGGCCAACCGCTCGGCGGTCGCAAGAAGGAGGAAGGACCCGTCCAGCTCTCGCTGCTCGAAGCGGCCTACCTCACTGACGAGGGGACGCTCACCGTAGACGGTGGGACAGATGCCATCGTCGCGCGTGGTCACGAGGTCGAAGGCGAGCGATTCGACCGCCGACTGAGGGTGTACACCGAACTGCGCGACCGGCAGGTCGTCCCCAAGACGGGGTTCAAGTTCGGTGCTGACTTCCGCACCTACGCCGACGTGGAATCTGTGTCGGACCTCAGCCACTCGGAGTACCTGATTCGCGTGCTCGAACGCGACCACGCCTTCGCCCTGCGAGAGTTGGCACTCGACGTGCGCCTCGCCCACGGGGTCCGGAAACGAATGGTTTTTGCGCTGACGGATGCGAACGACGGAACAGAGACCTGGTTGTCGGTAGGTCGACTCACACCATGA
- a CDS encoding trans-aconitate 2-methyltransferase, producing the protein MNATYADETVIEWNEFYENGEYERIAYIGEEAMPKLLHRFFERHGAPGSFASIGCGPAAAEFDLAPDYPNTEFYGYDISQAVIDDNAAHAAREKLDNMHFDVASLPNLGIDRQFDVVYCLATLYFVDGVDKSVKALYNLVEPGGYLIFNYPNRYTMWTFDEAFEGSRRDLFHRVVEGKNLLSYERIRNLLGANPRSYWTFMDAADLPFVGRDTPCVYLRKPLENED; encoded by the coding sequence ATGAACGCAACGTACGCAGACGAGACGGTAATCGAATGGAACGAGTTCTACGAAAACGGCGAGTACGAGCGCATCGCCTACATCGGCGAGGAAGCGATGCCGAAACTCCTCCACCGCTTCTTCGAGCGCCACGGTGCACCTGGGAGTTTCGCCTCCATCGGGTGTGGCCCGGCGGCCGCGGAGTTCGACCTCGCCCCGGATTACCCGAACACCGAGTTCTACGGCTACGACATCTCACAGGCCGTCATCGACGACAACGCGGCCCACGCCGCGAGAGAAAAGCTCGACAACATGCACTTCGACGTGGCGAGTCTTCCGAACCTCGGCATCGACCGGCAGTTCGACGTGGTGTACTGCCTCGCCACGCTCTACTTCGTCGATGGTGTCGATAAGTCAGTGAAAGCGCTATACAACCTCGTCGAGCCGGGTGGCTACCTCATCTTCAACTACCCCAACCGCTACACGATGTGGACGTTCGACGAGGCGTTCGAGGGGTCCCGCCGCGACCTGTTCCACCGGGTCGTGGAGGGGAAGAACCTGCTCTCCTACGAACGCATCCGCAACCTCCTCGGGGCGAACCCGCGGAGCTACTGGACGTTCATGGACGCCGCAGACCTGCCGTTCGTCGGTCGGGACACGCCGTGTGTCTATCTTCGAAAACCGCTCGAAAACGAGGATTGA